In Micromonospora sp. WMMA1363, a genomic segment contains:
- a CDS encoding trypsin-like peptidase domain-containing protein → MAVQTGLGEPRGPWFVSPELDPDGRGRWEVPGSGRAGAGRRRRGRLLAGLAVVALSSASGALAGGLVASRDGAPGSAASAAPVPAELVTAAEKTVPGVVSVLVDGTRGAAATGSGFAVDDQQHIITNDHILAKGQSGPVTVELPDGRRFAAEVVGREPRSDLAVLRVPQSAGLSALPLAKPGSTRVGEPVLAVGSPLGLPGTVTAGIVSALDRQVRLGDNRHTAVQTDASINPGNSGGPLVNARGEVVGVNTAIATIDGNGSIGIGFAIPIEQVQQTADTIIGKGG, encoded by the coding sequence ATGGCAGTGCAGACCGGGCTGGGTGAGCCGCGCGGCCCCTGGTTCGTCTCGCCGGAGCTGGACCCGGATGGGCGGGGCCGATGGGAGGTACCCGGGTCCGGCCGGGCCGGGGCGGGGCGCCGCAGGCGCGGCCGGTTGCTGGCCGGTTTGGCGGTGGTCGCCCTTTCCAGCGCTTCCGGCGCGCTCGCCGGCGGTCTCGTCGCGAGCCGGGACGGCGCACCCGGCTCGGCGGCCTCGGCGGCACCGGTGCCCGCCGAACTGGTGACGGCCGCGGAGAAGACCGTCCCCGGGGTGGTGTCGGTGCTGGTGGACGGGACGAGAGGCGCCGCCGCGACCGGCTCCGGGTTCGCGGTCGACGATCAGCAGCACATCATCACCAACGACCACATTCTGGCGAAGGGCCAGAGCGGGCCGGTGACGGTGGAACTGCCGGATGGGCGACGGTTCGCCGCGGAGGTGGTCGGCCGCGAGCCGCGCAGCGACCTTGCGGTGCTGCGGGTCCCGCAGTCGGCGGGCCTGTCGGCGCTCCCGCTGGCGAAGCCGGGCTCGACCCGGGTCGGCGAGCCGGTCCTCGCCGTCGGTTCGCCCCTGGGGCTCCCCGGTACGGTCACGGCGGGCATCGTGAGCGCGCTGGACCGGCAGGTGCGCCTTGGCGACAACCGGCACACGGCCGTCCAGACCGACGCGTCGATCAACCCCGGCAACTCGGGCGGCCCGCTGGTGAATGCCCGGGGCGAGGTCGTCGGCGTGAATACGGCGATCGCCACGATCGACGGCAACGGCTCGATCGGCATCGGCTTCGCCATCCCGATCGAGCAGGTCCAGCAGACCGCCGACACCATCATCGGCAAGGGGGGTTGA
- the arfB gene encoding alternative ribosome rescue aminoacyl-tRNA hydrolase ArfB: MDGGLRVTDRWVVPDAELRERFSRSSGPGGQGVNTTDSRVELSFDVAASPGIPDTLRARALGRLAGRLVDGVLTVTASEHRAQLANRETARDRMVVLLREAVAPPPKPRRPTRPSRAAKERRLAEKKRQSQRKRDRRVDGD; this comes from the coding sequence ATGGACGGTGGGCTGCGGGTCACCGACCGGTGGGTCGTCCCCGACGCCGAACTGCGGGAACGGTTCTCCCGGTCGTCCGGCCCCGGAGGTCAGGGGGTCAACACCACGGACTCGCGGGTGGAGCTGAGCTTCGACGTCGCCGCCTCGCCGGGGATTCCGGACACGCTGCGGGCGCGGGCACTAGGGCGTCTCGCCGGACGGCTCGTCGACGGGGTGCTGACCGTGACCGCCAGCGAGCACCGGGCCCAGCTCGCCAACCGCGAGACGGCCCGGGACCGGATGGTCGTGCTGTTGCGGGAGGCGGTCGCTCCGCCGCCGAAGCCCCGCCGCCCGACTCGACCGTCCCGCGCTGCAAAGGAGCGCCGCCTGGCCGAGAAGAAGCGGCAGTCCCAGCGCAAGCGGGACCGCCGGGTCGACGGCGACTGA
- a CDS encoding low temperature requirement protein A, producing the protein MRNPGPVAQFGRIHLAGRADGVTRLELFLDLVFVYAFLNVTGVTAEQFNLAGVPRGLLLLVLLWWCWVQYAWLGNAVRLNRGVLPTVTFGLAATLYVMALTVGEAFEDRIGGLPGPLVFAVGYVVARGGPLLVGALALRRQPQMRQQFRQIWLPAVAGMILVLAAALLPGLPDDRTLRGWTRFGLLVLAIVIEYGGVYAAGVGAWRLRSIPYWAERHSLIILIGFGETIISVGLSQGAGVAQPLTWPVIAGVLVSVLLIGLLWWTYFDIARFAAEQALERVSGERRTRLGRDAYSYLHLPMMAGLIMVSLGLKHALAQLRIPSDPTVLGPLVLYGGVALYLVGLVAFEVRTLRLIGRSPLLGVALTVGLLPLVVGLPVLAQLTALVAAVGTMALSDATVFRHKHRQLHAHVGALGEKGSGVTPKELFLDLVFVYAFLQVSALMADDPTRSGLLRGLLVLAVLWAAWVAYVWLAGVVRSESAVVRAVMVTVVAVTAVIGITVPQAFADAAGGLSGPAVFVTCYAIIRLLHLGAFWVATHRRGELDRRANVTFAAAPTLVALALLAAAVFVPHPVGDIRLLSPLRVALWVAAIAIDLGGALLVGSHRWRIWSARHWADRFSLIIIIGLGEAVIAIGAAIVYSPISIKIIVAVVLGTALLGIVWWLYFGYDATVAERTLEARHGPARTTLARDAYGYLHLPMMAGIVLLSLGLHKTMGALGAQPFFVTSPPLSRVAHVALFGGVLLFLIAGETFWWRVTGGVRRRRVILALVVAALTPLALKLPPLPALAALVGAGLYLVGVEVARGTRPSRPYGGM; encoded by the coding sequence GTGAGGAATCCGGGGCCTGTCGCGCAGTTCGGGCGCATCCACCTGGCCGGCCGGGCGGACGGCGTCACCCGGCTGGAGCTCTTTCTGGACCTGGTCTTCGTCTACGCGTTCCTCAACGTCACCGGCGTCACCGCCGAGCAGTTCAACCTCGCCGGAGTGCCACGGGGCCTGTTGCTGCTGGTGCTGCTCTGGTGGTGCTGGGTGCAGTACGCGTGGCTGGGCAACGCCGTCCGACTGAACCGGGGTGTGCTGCCAACGGTGACCTTCGGCCTGGCCGCGACGTTGTACGTGATGGCGCTGACGGTGGGCGAGGCGTTCGAGGACCGGATCGGCGGGCTGCCCGGACCGCTGGTCTTCGCCGTGGGGTACGTCGTCGCCCGCGGCGGCCCGTTGCTCGTCGGTGCGCTGGCGCTGCGCCGCCAGCCCCAGATGCGCCAGCAATTCCGACAGATATGGCTGCCCGCCGTCGCCGGGATGATCCTGGTGCTGGCCGCCGCTCTGCTGCCGGGGCTCCCCGACGACCGGACGTTGCGCGGCTGGACCCGCTTCGGGCTCCTCGTGCTCGCCATCGTCATCGAGTACGGCGGCGTGTACGCCGCCGGGGTCGGCGCCTGGCGACTGCGGTCGATCCCGTACTGGGCCGAGCGGCACAGCCTGATCATCCTGATCGGGTTCGGCGAGACGATCATTTCGGTGGGGCTGAGCCAGGGCGCCGGGGTCGCCCAGCCGCTGACCTGGCCGGTGATCGCCGGGGTACTGGTGAGCGTGCTGCTGATCGGTCTGCTCTGGTGGACGTACTTCGACATCGCCCGGTTCGCGGCGGAACAGGCGCTGGAGCGGGTGTCCGGCGAGCGGCGGACCCGGCTGGGTCGGGACGCGTACAGCTACCTGCACCTGCCGATGATGGCCGGGCTGATCATGGTCTCCCTGGGGCTCAAGCATGCCCTGGCACAGTTGCGGATCCCGTCGGACCCGACGGTCCTCGGCCCGCTGGTGCTCTACGGCGGGGTGGCGCTGTACCTGGTTGGGCTCGTCGCCTTCGAGGTACGGACGCTGCGCCTGATCGGCCGTTCCCCCCTGCTCGGCGTCGCCCTGACGGTCGGCTTGCTGCCCCTCGTGGTCGGGCTCCCGGTGCTGGCGCAGCTCACCGCGCTGGTGGCCGCGGTGGGCACGATGGCGCTTTCCGACGCCACCGTGTTCCGGCACAAGCACCGGCAGCTACACGCCCACGTCGGCGCGCTGGGCGAGAAGGGCAGCGGCGTCACCCCGAAGGAGCTTTTCCTCGACCTGGTTTTCGTCTATGCCTTTCTCCAGGTGTCCGCCCTGATGGCCGATGACCCCACCCGGTCCGGTCTGCTGCGCGGGCTACTGGTACTCGCGGTGCTCTGGGCGGCCTGGGTCGCGTACGTCTGGCTGGCCGGCGTGGTGCGCTCGGAGTCGGCCGTGGTGCGGGCCGTGATGGTGACGGTGGTCGCGGTGACCGCGGTCATCGGCATCACCGTCCCGCAGGCCTTCGCGGACGCCGCCGGCGGGTTGTCCGGGCCAGCGGTCTTCGTGACCTGCTACGCGATAATCCGGCTGCTCCACCTCGGGGCCTTCTGGGTGGCCACCCATCGCCGGGGGGAGCTGGACCGGCGGGCCAACGTGACCTTCGCGGCGGCGCCCACGCTGGTGGCGTTGGCCCTACTCGCGGCGGCGGTTTTCGTGCCGCACCCGGTCGGTGACATCCGGCTGCTCTCGCCGCTGCGGGTGGCGTTGTGGGTGGCGGCGATCGCGATCGACCTCGGCGGCGCCCTGCTGGTCGGCTCCCACCGCTGGCGGATCTGGTCCGCCCGGCACTGGGCGGACCGGTTCAGCCTGATCATCATCATCGGCCTCGGCGAAGCGGTGATCGCGATCGGCGCCGCGATCGTCTACTCCCCCATCTCCATCAAGATCATCGTCGCGGTCGTGCTCGGCACGGCGCTGCTGGGTATCGTGTGGTGGCTCTACTTCGGATACGACGCCACGGTCGCCGAGCGGACGCTGGAGGCGCGACACGGGCCGGCGCGTACGACGCTGGCTCGGGACGCGTACGGCTACCTGCACCTGCCGATGATGGCCGGGATCGTGCTCCTCTCGCTCGGGTTGCACAAGACCATGGGGGCGCTCGGCGCGCAGCCGTTCTTCGTGACCAGCCCCCCACTCTCCCGGGTGGCACACGTCGCGCTCTTCGGCGGGGTACTCCTCTTCCTGATCGCGGGGGAGACGTTCTGGTGGCGGGTCACCGGTGGCGTGCGGCGGCGCCGAGTGATCCTCGCGCTCGTGGTGGCGGCGCTGACGCCGCTGGCCCTCAAGCTGCCGCCGCTACCGGCACTCGCCGCGCTGGTCGGCGCCGGCCTGTACCTGGTCGGTGTCGAGGTGGCCCGGGGCACCCGTCCCAGCCGCCCGTACGGCGGCATGTGA
- a CDS encoding fumarylacetoacetate hydrolase family protein, with protein sequence MRIARFAHAKGMSFGVVEGESEAGPQGLTVAEIDGHPFGRISFTGARWALSDLRLLSPILPSKVVCVGRNYAEHAAEQGSEVPKEPLLFLKPSTSVIGPRDAIRLPVFAKQVEHEAELAVVIGAPGARRADRAAAERAIFGYTCANDVTARDLQRADGQWTRAKGFDSFCPIGPWITTGLDATDLEIRCEVGRSPDEMEVRQLGRTRDMVFDAPALVSYVSHVMTLLPGDVILTGTPAGVSPIEDGDTVTVRIEGIGELTNPVGSVS encoded by the coding sequence GTGCGTATCGCTCGTTTCGCTCATGCCAAGGGAATGTCGTTCGGAGTCGTCGAGGGGGAGTCGGAGGCGGGGCCGCAGGGGCTGACCGTCGCCGAGATCGACGGGCACCCGTTCGGCCGGATCAGTTTCACCGGTGCCCGGTGGGCCCTGTCGGACCTGCGCCTGCTCTCGCCGATCCTGCCGAGCAAGGTGGTCTGCGTCGGCCGCAACTACGCCGAGCACGCCGCGGAGCAGGGCAGCGAGGTGCCGAAGGAGCCGCTGCTCTTCCTCAAACCGTCCACCTCGGTGATCGGGCCCCGGGACGCGATCCGGTTGCCGGTCTTCGCCAAGCAGGTTGAGCACGAGGCCGAGCTGGCGGTGGTGATCGGCGCCCCCGGCGCCCGCCGCGCCGACCGGGCCGCCGCCGAGCGGGCCATCTTCGGCTACACCTGCGCGAACGACGTGACTGCCCGGGACCTCCAGCGCGCCGACGGGCAGTGGACCCGGGCCAAGGGGTTCGACTCGTTCTGCCCGATCGGTCCCTGGATCACCACCGGTCTCGACGCGACCGACCTGGAGATCCGCTGTGAGGTGGGCCGCAGCCCGGACGAGATGGAGGTCCGCCAGCTCGGCCGCACCCGGGACATGGTGTTCGACGCGCCGGCCCTGGTGTCGTACGTCTCGCACGTGATGACACTGCTGCCCGGTGACGTCATCCTGACCGGTACGCCGGCCGGGGTTAGTCCCATCGAGGACGGGGATACGGTCACCGTGCGGATCGAAGGGATCGGTGAGCTGACCAACCCGGTCGGGTCCGTCTCCTGA
- a CDS encoding IclR family transcriptional regulator: MSGVGVLDKAVVILAACIDGASLAELVERTKLPRATAHRLAQALEIHRMLVRDTQGRWRPGPRLGELANAAPDVLLTAAEPLLAALRDATGESAQLYLRRADERICVAAAERSSGLRDTVPVGSVLPMTAGSAAQILLAWEPPEAVMPLLPRAKFTGRTLAEVRRRSWAQSVAEREAGVASVSAPIRDRTGRVIAAVSISGPIERLGRRPGERHAMAVVRAGQRLSGL; the protein is encoded by the coding sequence ATGAGCGGTGTCGGCGTTCTCGACAAGGCGGTGGTCATCCTGGCCGCCTGCATCGACGGCGCCAGCCTGGCCGAACTCGTTGAACGCACGAAGCTGCCCCGGGCAACCGCGCACCGGTTGGCGCAGGCACTGGAGATCCACCGAATGCTGGTGCGCGACACGCAGGGGCGGTGGCGTCCCGGCCCACGCCTGGGCGAGCTGGCCAACGCGGCGCCCGACGTGCTCCTGACCGCCGCGGAACCACTGCTCGCCGCACTGCGCGACGCGACTGGCGAGAGTGCGCAACTCTATCTACGCCGCGCCGACGAGCGCATCTGCGTGGCCGCCGCCGAGCGGTCCAGCGGCCTGCGCGACACCGTGCCGGTCGGCTCGGTGCTGCCGATGACGGCCGGCTCAGCAGCGCAGATCCTACTCGCCTGGGAGCCGCCGGAGGCGGTCATGCCGCTGCTGCCCCGCGCCAAGTTCACCGGCCGCACCCTGGCGGAGGTCCGCCGGCGCAGCTGGGCGCAGAGCGTGGCGGAACGAGAGGCCGGGGTGGCGAGCGTCTCCGCGCCGATCCGCGACCGCACCGGCCGGGTGATCGCCGCAGTCAGCATCTCCGGCCCGATCGAACGCCTCGGCCGCCGCCCCGGCGAACGCCACGCCATGGCTGTCGTCCGCGCCGGCCAGCGTCTCTCCGGCCTATGA
- the leuC gene encoding 3-isopropylmalate dehydratase large subunit: MVGVTPEPRTLAEKVWDAHVVRSAGGEPDLLFIDLHLLHEVTSPQAFDGLRLAGRRVRRTDLTVATEDHNTPTGYAEPSFRSRRGDLLTIADPTSRTQIETLRRNCAEFGVKLHPLGDENQGIVHVIGPQLGLTQPGMTVVCGDSHTATHGAFGALAFGIGTSEVEHVLATQTLPQARPKTMAVNVTGRLAAGVTAKDLVLALIAQVGTGGGRGHIVEYRGEAIRNLSMEGRMTIANMSIEWGAKAGMIAPDETTFAYLKGRPNAPTGADWEAAVSWWRTLPTDEGATFDAEVTLDASRVTPFVTWGTNPGQGVPLGAVVPDPEEFVTEPERAAARRALEYMDLTPGTPLRDLAVDVVFVGSCTNGRLEDLRAAADVVRGHRVADGVRMLVVPGSAAVREAAEAEGLDKIFVDAGAEWRFAGCSMCLGMNPDTLSPGQRAASTSNRNFEGRQGRGGRTHLVSPPVAAATAVVGRLAAPTDLHVGKGHR; this comes from the coding sequence ATGGTGGGAGTCACTCCTGAGCCGAGGACCCTGGCCGAGAAGGTCTGGGACGCACACGTCGTACGGTCCGCTGGCGGCGAGCCCGATCTGCTCTTCATCGACCTGCACCTGCTGCACGAGGTGACCAGCCCGCAGGCGTTCGACGGGCTGCGGCTCGCCGGGCGCCGGGTTCGCCGCACCGACTTGACGGTCGCGACCGAGGATCACAACACCCCGACCGGGTACGCCGAACCGTCGTTCCGGTCCCGCCGCGGCGACCTGCTCACCATCGCCGACCCGACGTCGCGTACGCAGATCGAGACGCTGCGCCGCAACTGCGCCGAGTTCGGCGTGAAGCTGCATCCGCTCGGCGACGAGAACCAGGGCATCGTGCACGTCATCGGCCCGCAGCTGGGCCTGACCCAGCCCGGCATGACGGTTGTCTGCGGCGACTCGCACACCGCCACCCACGGCGCGTTCGGCGCCCTGGCGTTCGGCATCGGCACCAGCGAGGTCGAACACGTGCTGGCCACCCAGACGCTGCCGCAGGCCCGCCCGAAGACGATGGCGGTGAACGTCACCGGGCGGCTCGCTGCGGGCGTCACCGCCAAGGACCTGGTGCTCGCGCTGATCGCCCAGGTGGGCACCGGCGGCGGGCGCGGTCACATCGTGGAGTACCGGGGCGAGGCGATCCGGAACCTCTCCATGGAGGGCCGGATGACCATCGCCAACATGTCCATCGAGTGGGGGGCCAAGGCCGGCATGATCGCGCCGGACGAGACGACGTTCGCGTACCTCAAGGGGCGGCCCAACGCCCCGACAGGCGCCGACTGGGAGGCGGCGGTCTCGTGGTGGCGGACGTTGCCCACCGACGAGGGGGCGACCTTCGACGCGGAGGTCACCCTGGACGCCAGCCGCGTCACGCCGTTCGTGACCTGGGGCACCAACCCGGGGCAGGGCGTCCCGCTGGGTGCGGTGGTGCCCGACCCGGAGGAGTTCGTGACGGAGCCGGAGCGGGCTGCCGCCCGCCGCGCGCTGGAGTACATGGACCTCACCCCCGGTACCCCGCTGCGCGACCTCGCGGTCGACGTGGTCTTCGTCGGCTCCTGCACGAACGGCCGGCTGGAGGATCTACGCGCCGCCGCCGACGTGGTGCGCGGGCACCGGGTGGCCGACGGCGTCCGGATGCTGGTGGTGCCCGGCTCCGCGGCCGTTCGGGAGGCGGCCGAGGCCGAGGGGCTGGACAAGATCTTCGTCGACGCCGGGGCCGAGTGGCGCTTCGCGGGCTGCTCGATGTGCCTGGGCATGAATCCGGACACGCTCTCCCCGGGCCAGCGCGCCGCCTCGACCTCCAACCGCAACTTCGAGGGTCGCCAGGGCCGGGGCGGACGTACCCATCTGGTCTCTCCTCCGGTCGCCGCCGCCACCGCTGTGGTGGGTCGGCTCGCCGCGCCTACCGACCTGCACGTAGGAAAGGGACACCGCTGA
- the leuD gene encoding 3-isopropylmalate dehydratase small subunit, whose protein sequence is MERFTTHTGTAVPLRRSNVDTDQIIPAVYLKRVTRTGFGDGLFSAWREDPEFVLNDLGYSGASILVAGPEFGTGSSREHAVWALRDWGFRVVIAPRFGDIFRGNALKEGLLPVELELKAVEEIWALVEVDPSAPITVDLTARQVRAGDATWSFPLDDFSRWRLMEGLDDIGLTLRYEAEITTFEASRSPFLPSVA, encoded by the coding sequence ATGGAGAGGTTCACGACCCACACCGGCACCGCCGTGCCGCTGCGTCGATCCAATGTCGACACCGATCAGATCATTCCCGCCGTGTACCTCAAGCGGGTGACCCGAACGGGCTTCGGGGACGGCTTGTTCAGCGCGTGGCGGGAGGACCCGGAATTCGTCTTGAATGATCTCGGATATTCCGGTGCGTCGATTCTTGTGGCCGGCCCGGAGTTCGGCACCGGCTCCTCCCGGGAGCACGCCGTCTGGGCCCTGCGGGACTGGGGGTTCCGTGTGGTCATCGCGCCCCGCTTCGGTGACATCTTCCGGGGCAACGCGCTCAAGGAGGGGCTGCTGCCGGTCGAGTTGGAATTGAAGGCGGTCGAGGAGATCTGGGCCCTCGTCGAGGTTGACCCGAGCGCGCCGATCACCGTCGACCTCACCGCCCGTCAGGTCCGGGCAGGGGACGCCACCTGGTCGTTCCCGCTTGACGATTTCAGTCGCTGGCGGCTGATGGAGGGCCTGGACGACATTGGACTCACGCTCCGGTACGAGGCCGAGATCACTACCTTCGAGGCGTCCCGGTCGCCGTTCCTGCCCTCGGTCGCATAG
- a CDS encoding HU family DNA-binding protein translates to MNKAELIEALAVRLGDRKTATAALDAVLAEVQAAVTKGEKVAITGFGAFEKRVRGARTARNPRTGEAVKVKKTSVPTFRPGAGFKEMVAAGKVPKATAAAKKSAAARTTGVKAAGAKATGAAARKATAAKKTAAAKTTAAKKTTAAKKTATKATAAKKTTAAKKTTAAKKTATKATAAKKAAPAKKTTAATRSAAATKASAKKAPARKAATKR, encoded by the coding sequence GTGAACAAGGCCGAGCTCATCGAGGCGCTCGCCGTTCGCCTGGGGGACCGGAAGACGGCGACGGCCGCGCTCGACGCGGTCCTCGCTGAGGTCCAGGCGGCGGTCACCAAGGGCGAGAAGGTGGCGATCACCGGCTTCGGAGCGTTCGAGAAGCGTGTCCGAGGTGCCCGAACAGCGCGCAATCCGCGGACCGGAGAGGCGGTGAAGGTCAAGAAGACCTCCGTCCCGACCTTCCGCCCGGGCGCCGGGTTCAAGGAGATGGTGGCCGCCGGCAAGGTGCCGAAGGCCACGGCGGCGGCAAAGAAGAGCGCCGCCGCCAGAACCACCGGCGTGAAGGCGGCCGGGGCGAAGGCCACCGGCGCCGCGGCCCGGAAGGCCACGGCGGCGAAGAAGACCGCCGCGGCGAAGACGACCGCGGCGAAGAAGACGACCGCGGCGAAGAAGACCGCAACGAAGGCCACCGCGGCCAAGAAGACGACCGCGGCCAAGAAGACGACCGCGGCGAAGAAGACCGCAACGAAGGCCACCGCGGCCAAGAAGGCCGCTCCGGCGAAGAAGACCACCGCGGCGACCAGGAGCGCGGCGGCCACGAAGGCCTCCGCGAAGAAGGCCCCCGCCAGGAAGGCGGCGACCAAGCGCTGA
- a CDS encoding NUDIX hydrolase: MAEIRAAGGVVWRPGVAGVEVCLVHRPRYGDWSLPKGKLEPGEHPLRAAVREVAEETGVRATPQIRLPGTSYRSEGQPKLVDYWSMRAVAGGGFQSGTEVDDVRWLTVDDAVRLVSYPHDAEVLAAFAALPPVTGAIVLARHGHAGKRGSWSGPDSGRPLDAQGWAQAYALAPMVALVRPVRLLSASARRCVQTLDPAAALLDLPIEVDGDLDEPRPGQNRAECVLATASRLAALGAAGEPVAVCGQGKVIPGALEHLAGRPGEFTTPKGGGWLLAFTGDHLLATDRL; this comes from the coding sequence GTGGCCGAGATCCGGGCGGCCGGTGGGGTGGTCTGGCGGCCGGGGGTGGCCGGCGTCGAGGTCTGCCTGGTACACCGGCCCCGGTATGGCGACTGGTCCCTGCCCAAGGGCAAGTTGGAGCCGGGCGAGCATCCGCTGCGCGCGGCCGTCCGGGAGGTCGCCGAGGAAACCGGCGTGCGGGCGACACCGCAGATCCGCCTGCCGGGTACGAGCTACCGCAGCGAGGGCCAGCCGAAGCTGGTCGACTACTGGTCGATGCGGGCGGTCGCCGGCGGTGGTTTCCAGTCCGGCACCGAGGTCGACGACGTGCGCTGGCTCACTGTCGACGACGCGGTCCGGCTGGTCAGCTACCCGCACGACGCGGAGGTTCTCGCCGCGTTCGCGGCCCTGCCGCCGGTGACCGGCGCGATCGTGCTCGCCCGGCACGGCCACGCCGGCAAGCGGGGCTCCTGGTCGGGGCCGGACAGCGGCCGGCCGCTGGATGCCCAGGGCTGGGCGCAGGCGTACGCGCTCGCACCCATGGTGGCGCTGGTCCGGCCGGTTCGTCTGCTGTCGGCGTCGGCGCGCCGCTGCGTGCAGACTCTCGACCCGGCGGCGGCGCTGCTCGACCTGCCCATCGAGGTGGACGGCGACCTCGACGAACCCCGGCCCGGCCAGAATCGTGCCGAGTGCGTGCTGGCCACGGCTTCCCGGCTCGCGGCTCTCGGCGCAGCCGGCGAGCCGGTCGCGGTGTGCGGCCAGGGAAAGGTCATTCCGGGAGCCCTGGAACACCTCGCCGGCCGGCCGGGCGAGTTCACCACCCCGAAGGGCGGAGGCTGGCTGCTCGCGTTCACCGGCGACCACCTCCTCGCCACCGACCGCCTGTGA
- a CDS encoding CYTH and CHAD domain-containing protein: protein MEEERKYEVNDGWSLPELTAATPDDGGVRELPAATLVATYFDTVDLRLARAGVSLRHRAGDALPWTVKLPTDTPGVRHEISRPDGRGDPPADLVELVTVVHRGAPLTPAAEVRTLRRAYEVHDDAGVVLAEVVDDDVTVVGADGATTFTFREVEVERKAGDRDLLDRIGSILRDAGARDAGFVPKHVRALGAAARGEPDLVAPAGLSADPTAGEVVAEAIRREVRRLFTHDPLLRLRTPVGDGDTAVHQMRVACRRLRSDLKTFRRLVRPAWARPLRDELKWLADSLGAARDVEVLRERLRRTAAADPLSPLPAAAVDRLDAALGARQDTALATVDAALRSDRYLALVDALVLAARAPRLTRRAVAPARDVLPRLVARPWHRLAGAPGHAGSVATLTQDGPDEQWHTVRKDGKQARSAVTAVAPVLGGDARKLARELSRVQDLLGEHQDAAVAAQTWREVTETRPNDHELAVTAGRLLERERAAVRRARAEFPGAWRQASRRRRTAWLR from the coding sequence ATGGAGGAGGAGCGCAAGTACGAGGTGAACGACGGTTGGTCCCTGCCGGAGCTGACCGCGGCGACGCCGGACGACGGCGGGGTGCGCGAGCTGCCGGCGGCGACCCTGGTCGCCACGTACTTCGACACGGTCGACCTGCGGCTGGCACGGGCCGGGGTGTCGCTGCGCCACCGCGCGGGTGACGCACTGCCGTGGACGGTGAAGCTGCCGACGGACACCCCCGGCGTCCGGCACGAGATATCCCGGCCGGACGGCCGCGGTGACCCGCCGGCTGATCTGGTCGAGCTGGTCACCGTCGTGCACCGGGGCGCGCCGCTGACCCCGGCCGCCGAGGTGCGCACGCTCCGCCGGGCGTACGAGGTCCACGACGACGCGGGTGTGGTGCTCGCCGAGGTGGTGGACGACGACGTCACCGTGGTCGGCGCCGATGGCGCCACCACGTTCACCTTCCGCGAGGTGGAGGTCGAACGGAAGGCCGGCGACCGGGACCTGCTGGACCGGATCGGCTCGATACTGCGGGACGCCGGCGCCCGGGACGCCGGGTTCGTCCCGAAACACGTCCGGGCACTCGGCGCCGCGGCCAGGGGCGAGCCGGACCTGGTCGCCCCCGCCGGGCTGTCGGCCGACCCGACCGCCGGTGAGGTGGTGGCCGAGGCGATCCGCCGGGAGGTACGGCGGCTCTTCACGCACGATCCGCTACTCAGGCTGCGTACCCCGGTCGGCGACGGCGACACCGCCGTGCACCAGATGCGGGTCGCCTGCCGGCGGCTGCGCAGCGACCTGAAGACCTTCCGGCGGCTGGTCCGGCCGGCCTGGGCCCGGCCCCTGCGCGACGAGCTGAAGTGGTTGGCGGATTCACTCGGTGCGGCCCGGGACGTCGAGGTGCTGCGGGAGCGGCTGCGGCGCACGGCCGCGGCCGACCCGTTGAGCCCGCTCCCCGCGGCGGCGGTCGACCGGCTGGACGCCGCGCTCGGCGCACGGCAGGACACGGCGCTGGCCACCGTCGACGCGGCGCTGCGCTCCGACCGCTACCTGGCCCTGGTGGACGCCCTGGTGCTGGCCGCCCGGGCACCGCGGCTGACCCGGCGGGCTGTCGCGCCCGCCCGGGACGTCCTACCCCGCCTGGTGGCCCGACCCTGGCACCGGCTGGCCGGGGCTCCGGGCCACGCGGGCAGCGTGGCGACGCTGACCCAGGACGGGCCGGACGAGCAGTGGCACACGGTCCGCAAGGACGGCAAGCAGGCCCGGTCCGCCGTCACAGCCGTGGCGCCGGTGCTCGGCGGTGACGCCCGGAAACTCGCCCGCGAGCTTTCCCGGGTGCAGGACCTGCTGGGCGAGCACCAGGACGCGGCGGTGGCCGCGCAGACCTGGCGGGAGGTGACGGAGACCCGCCCGAACGACCACGAGCTGGCGGTCACCGCCGGCCGGTTGCTGGAGCGGGAGCGCGCGGCGGTGCGACGGGCCCGAGCGGAGTTCCCGGGGGCGTGGCGGCAGGCCAGCCGCCGGCGGCGGACGGCGTGGCTGCGGTGA